The window AGGAGCAATCGAGATTTCCTTACCCAGATTGCAGCCCTTTCCGTACCTTGCGTCGGGGCTGATACCTGTCGGTATATGCTCTTCGGCATGGAACATTTCCAGGACGATGGCGAATGCAAGATAGGGGTTCTCGACCCGGATGAGGCTTTTTCCTTCCAGGACCATGTCCCGGGAGACGATGATGGCGGAAGCTTCTGTCGTCCTTGCTTTATCCTTGTATCTTGGATTGGACAGGAAGGAGATGAAGCCATCGCGCGCCGTCTCGAGCGGCATGACCCCTTTGATGATCAATGCCGGATCGCCTGCGACATCGCCTCTCACCCTATCGGCGATCTCCTTCAGGGTCCATTCCTTTCCCACAGCGTTCTCCTATTTTCCCCCCTGAGATTTGGGCTGCTGTTGCGGAGGCGTCTGCTGCGGCTGTTTCTGCTTTTCCAGGTAGGATTGATTGAACTTCTCTATGACCCGATTCGTGATATCAACAGCGCCGGAATAATAGATGCACTGGATCTTCTCGAAGATCAACGCAAAACCATGTTCTCTCCCTATTTCCTCGACAATCCGGATCAGTTCATCCTGAAATTTCTTCTGGGCTTCCAGAAGCTCGTTCTGGAACTCCCTGCTGGCATCGTCTCTCAACCTTTGAAGTTCGACATTCTTCTTCTGAATCTCCTTGAGCATCGTCTCTCTCTTTTCTGCACTAAGAGAGATCTCCTGGGCCGAGAGCTGGCTCTGCAGATCGCCGATCGCTTTCTGCTTGGCTTCGATCTCTGCGAGTTTGGCATTCCTTGTCCTCTCCAGCTCCTGCGCGTACTTCTTGCCTTCCTCCGTTTCCTCGCTCACTCTTTGAGAGTCGAAGACCCCGATCTTGACCTGAGAAAAGACCGGAGTTCCCAGAATGAATAAGAGTATCAGTCCCAATACCAACCATTTTCCTCTCACGTTAAAATCTCCTTTCATTGATATATCGCTTTTTCCTTTTGTTCAAAGATTATAGCAGAAAGCTAGAAGCTTGTTCCGATGGAAAACTGGAACCGATTGATCTCATCGTAGGGTTGCTCGTTGATCGGGATCCCGTAGATGAGCCGGAGGGGGACCTGGAACATGGGGATGTAGAACCGCAACTCAATCCCGGCGGACATCCTCATATCGGAAAATGATATCCTCTGGCCGTTATCGAAGGAGTTCCCCGCATCATAGAAAAAGACTAAAGAGACCGGTTCGGAAATGGGGATGACATACTCGAGCTGCACCAGGAGGTACTTGTTCCCCCCCACATAGACCTCCATCTCATAGCTGCTTTCCTCACCCGTGATCGGATCTTTATAGGGAAACGTCATTTTTCTTATGGGAGAGATGGAACGCGTTTCATAGATCCTCGGCCCCAGATAGTCTCCGCCGAGGAAGAAGCGCTCAAATCGGGGAACACCGTCAACAAAACCTGCAAGATCCATCTCGCCGAAGGGACCGATGTAAGCTCCTTCGGCATGTATCCCGAAGAAAGTCTTCTTGATGAAGCGGAGATAGTATGTCGATTCAAGCCGCGGCTTATAGAAATTCACATCCCCTCCCAGGAAGCCTCCCGCGAGCTCTCCAGTCAACCCGACGAGAAAGCCACGGCTCGGTTTGAACGGGTTGTTGACGGTATCGTAGTAAACGGAAGGGGTGAGGCTGCTGATCCTCGTTTCCTGGATGTTCCCGTAAATGTCATCAGATTCGACATCCTCGAAGTTGTAATCCAGCCTGATCTTTGTAAAGTAACCGAATTGCCTGCCGAGGATGATCCCCCCACCCTGCCCGGTCCTCTTCAGATTCCTTCCAAAATCGATCTGTGTGTGATAGATGTTGAAACCGAGAGTGTATGGCTTTCCGAACAGCCACGGCTCTATGAAAGATAGCGAATACCTGTTGCTCCTTCCACCGATCTGAAGTGATATGGAGAAGACCTCTCCTCTCCCGAGGAAATTTTTCGTGGAATAAGATCCGGCAAAGAATGCCCCTTCGAGGCCGCTGTAACCTCCTCCTACCTGAATCTCATTCCTGCCACGTTCTTCCCCTTTAATCTTTATTCTGACCCGGTTCTCTCCAGGAATCGGTTCGATTACAGGTTCCTCGGTAAGCGCAAAGTAGCCGAGCTGGTTGAGCTTCACCAAGCTCAGGTTCATCTTCTTCCTGTTGAAGAGATCCCCTTCATTCAGCCTCATCTCTCTCCTCAGAACACTGTCGTTGGTCACATTGTTCCCGAAGTACTCCACCTTCTCGATATAGTATTGCTGGTCCTCGTCGATCTGAATCAGGACATCCGCGATGTTTCCCTCTCTCCTCGTCTTCTGCTGGTTCACCGAGGCATAGGGATATCCCTTCTCTCCGTAGTCCGCCGTGATGACCTCGACGGCCACCTTCAGAAGCCCCTCGTTGAGGATGTCTCCCTTCTTCAGGGGAACCCTCTTCCTGATATGTTCCTCGGTGAAGACCGTGTTTCCGGTAATGCTGACGTCACCCAAGGTGTAGCGAGACCCTTCCGTCACCGGGATCGTGAGATAGACCCACTTTTTGACCTCCCCGACCTCTTCCCTCCTCCTTTGCAGCTTATCCGTCTTCTTCTTGAGATCGGTGCGCAGCCTCTCGATCTTTTTCTTTCGCTTCTTCTCTGCCCTCCTGTCCGTTTCCTTCTTCTCTTCCATGGCCTTCATCTTGCTCTCGAGCTCTGTGATCTTCTTTGTTCTTTTCTCTTCCTTCTCAGGCTTTAGAGGTTTCTCCTTTTTCTTCTCTTCCCTCACCTCGACGATGGGGGTGCCGAGCTTGATATCCATGTAGCCATCGTTGAGGTATATGTCACGGACGGTACCTATGTCCATTTCATACTTTGATGGATGATAGAGATCTTTCTTGGTGAGGAACGACAGGAACCAGTGTTCCCTCGTGTACTTCATTGTATTCTTGAGCTTTCTGCCCCGGAATACCTTGTTGCCAACGAAATCAATCTTCTTGATCCTCGTCTTGCTGCCGCGCTTGATTTTGAAATGGACAGTTCGAGTCGTTGCTGTGATAGGATTGATTTCCGCCTTGACCACTGCATCCAGATATCCTTTGGCCCCCAGGAGTTCCTTGATCGTCTCCTCGACCTTCCAGATGGTCTTCATATCGAGAGGAACATTGGTCTTGAAGCTGATTCCCCTCTCCTTCAAACGGTCTTCAATCTCTGTGCGCGTGATGGTCTTGACTTCGTCATACTCGATCCCGGTGATCTTGGCTCTCTCTTTGATCCTGAACCGAATGATCTTTCCCTTCTCACCATCCTCGGATTCGACCGAGAGATCGCTGAAATAGCCGGAATCCCAGAGTTTCTTATACTCCTTCTTGATCCTATCTTCGTCGTAAGGGTCACCTTCCTTCAGAGTCAGTAGATGAAAGAATGCATCCTTCGTGAAGTATGTGTTCCCCGTCAGCTCAATCTTCTCGATGATCTCCTGCGCAGAAAATGCCATGACGGGGAATATGACAAGAGTGCAGGCGAAAATTATGGGACTTATGGGCTTACGCATTACCTTCTTTTCGTGGAACTGAAGCGAAGATGATTCATGTCGCAACTATTTTACATGAAAAATCCCGCCAGGCAAGTTTTAAAGGGCCGTTTTGATAACGCTTCGGAAGGAAAGTTTTCCCCCTTCGAGGAAGACCTCAATGATATCTTTCTCCTGGAACTTCCCCTGGATAAGGGACTCGGAGATCACATCCTCGATGTGCTTCTGGATGGCGCGCCGGAGAGGTCTCGCCCCGTAAGAGCGATCCGTGCAAGTGCTTTTGACGAGCCACTGATAGACCTCTTCGACAGGTTTCACCTCGATATTCTTACTGGACAGGGTTCTGTTGAGATCCTTCACCATGAGCCTGGCCACCTGCCAGAGCTGCTCTTCTGATAAAGAGTCGAAGACGATGATCTCATCAATTCGGTTCAGGAATTCCGGGCTCAATGTTTTTCTGACCTCGTTCAAGACGATCTCCTTTCGATCCTTGTAAGCCATCGCTTCGTCGCTGGACTTGAATCCCATTGGTCCTCCCCTGGTGATCCTTGTAGAACCGATGTTGGAGGTCATGATGATGATGCTGTTCTTGAAATCGACTACATCGCCATAGGCATCGGTGAGCTGCCCATCCTCGAAGACCTGGAGGAGGATGTTAAGGATATCGGGGTGAGCCTTCTCGATCTCATCGAGGAGGATCACACAATAGGGTTTTCTCTTGACTCTCTCGGTGAGGATCCCCCCTTCTTCGTAGCCCACGTACCCGGGAGGGGACCCTATCATTTTTGCGATGGAATGTTTTTCCATGTATTCGGACATGTCGAAACGGATCAGTGCCTTCTCATTTCCGAAGAGGAACTCCGCCACCCGGCGTGCAACTTCCGTCTTCCCCACCCCTGTGGGACCCAGGAAGACGAAGGAACCGACCGGGCGGACCGGGCTCTTCAAACCCGCACGCGATCTCCGGATGGCTCGCGAGAGAGCCGAGATGGCATCGCTCTGCCCAATGATTCTCTCATGGAGATAGTCTTCCATCTTTAATAGTTTATCGACTTCCTCTTCCATGACGGAAGAGAGAGGGATACCGGTCCACCTGGAGACGACCTCTTCCACTTCCGCCCTCGTTACTTCGAGGACGAGATTGGATTCTTTCTCATACCTTGCCTTTAGCTCTTCATATGTCCTTCTAAGGTTGGTCTCATCGCTGTGAAACTCCACGGCCCTGTTAAAATCTTTCTCGGAGAGGGCTCCCTTCATCCCCTCTTCCGCCTTCTTCATATCTCTCTCGATGCGGCGCAACTCCATACTGGAAGGTCTTCCCATAAGTTTCACCCGGGCTCCCGCCTCATCAATGACATCGATAGCCTTGTCGGGAAGGAATCGATCCGTGATGTACCGGTTAGACTGATAGACCGCTGCCCGGATAGCCTCATCGGTGTACCTCACCCTATGGAACCTCTCGTACCTCTCCTTGACTCCAGTGAGGATGTTGATTGTTTCCTCCTCCGTCGCCGGGGAGATCTTGATGGGCTGGAACCTCCTCACGAGCGCGCGATCCTTCTCGATGTACTTGTGATAATCACGGGGAGTAGTCGCCCCGATGCACTGCACCTCCCCTCTCGAGAGGGCCGGTTTCAGAATGCTTGCCGCATCCAGGGAGCCCTCTGCGGAGCCTGCTCCGATGAGTGTGTGAATCTCGTCCACGAAGATGATGATATCGTCGGTCCCTTGAAGTTCTGAGAGTATCCCCTTCAGCCTCTCCTCGAACTGGCCTCTATATTTTGTCCCGGCGACGATGAGCGAAATGTCGAGAGCGAGGATCCGTTTGTGCTGGAGTGCCGGAGGGACATCCCCTTCAAGCATTTTTTGCGCAAGCCCTTCCACGATGGCTGTTTTCCCAACCCCGGCTTCTCCGATCAAGACGGGATTGTTCTTTCTCCTCCTGGAAAGAACCTGAAGGACTCTATCCAGTTCGGTCTCTCTTCCGATCAGAGGATCGAAGATTTTCCTGGCCGCCATCTCGCTCAGGTCCCTGCTGAACTCATTTAGAAAAGGGGTCTCCTTTCTCTTCTTTTGCCCGTATCGTTTCTTGTTGATGGTGACGGCATCCTCTCTGACTGTGTAGAGCTTCATCCCCCTTTCGATGAGGATCTTTCCGCCAATGGAGTCCTCAATCCTCAAGAGCCCGAGGATCAGATGCTCTGTTCCAACAAAGTGATGCATCAGTTTCTCGGCCTCCTCTTCCGCGCAGAGAAGCACCTTCTTGGTTTCTTCGCTGAACGGGATCTCAACTGATGTCGATATCTTCTCTTTGGTGGGCCCTCTGGACTCGATCTCTGCCTGGAGGAGCTCCATGTCGATACAGGCTCTCTCAAAGATCTCCCTCGTGATTTCTTCTCCTTCTTTGAGAAGACCAAGGAGGATGTGTTCCGTTCCGATGACGCGGCTACCGCTCTGACTTGCCTCGTACCGGGCTATGAAAAGAACTCTCTTGGCTTTATCCGTAAACTTCTCGAACATCCTGAATTGTTCCCTTATTTAAGATTTACGCCTAAGGCGGCTAAATTTCAAAGTATTTTTTTATTTCCGCGTCGCTTAATTCTTTCAAGGTTCCATCGACAATGCGAAATATTCTATCACACCTCCTTGCAAGGTTCTCGTTGTGCGTTGCCACTACGACGGTGAAACTATGGCTCTTCTGCACTTTCTGGATCTGTTCGAATACGAGCTGTCCCGTTCTCGGATCCAGATTGCCTGTCGGCTCGTCCGCGAGGATCAGAGAGGGTCTCATGGCGATGGCTCTTGCGATCGCCACCCTCTGTTGCTCTCCTCCGGAGAGCTGATGCGGCCTATGGTCGAGGCGGTCCCCCATGCCGAGTTCCGAGAGAACCTCAGCGGCTGGTTCCTCAGCCTTTCCCCTTGGAGTGCCACCGATCAGAAAAGGCATCATTACGTTCTCCAGGGCTGTGAATTCCGGCAGGAGGTGGTGGAATTGAAAGACGAAGCCGACTTCCCGGTTCCGGATCTGCGCCAGCTCATTTCCATTTCTGGCGAAGAGATCGATCCCCCTCAGATAGACCTTCCCGGAATCTGGCCGATCGATAGCACCGAGCATATGCAGGAGTGTG is drawn from Acidobacteriota bacterium and contains these coding sequences:
- a CDS encoding OmpH family outer membrane protein; the encoded protein is MVLGLILLFILGTPVFSQVKIGVFDSQRVSEETEEGKKYAQELERTRNAKLAEIEAKQKAIGDLQSQLSAQEISLSAEKRETMLKEIQKKNVELQRLRDDASREFQNELLEAQKKFQDELIRIVEEIGREHGFALIFEKIQCIYYSGAVDITNRVIEKFNQSYLEKQKQPQQTPPQQQPKSQGGK
- the bamA gene encoding outer membrane protein assembly factor BamA, which encodes MRKPISPIIFACTLVIFPVMAFSAQEIIEKIELTGNTYFTKDAFFHLLTLKEGDPYDEDRIKKEYKKLWDSGYFSDLSVESEDGEKGKIIRFRIKERAKITGIEYDEVKTITRTEIEDRLKERGISFKTNVPLDMKTIWKVEETIKELLGAKGYLDAVVKAEINPITATTRTVHFKIKRGSKTRIKKIDFVGNKVFRGRKLKNTMKYTREHWFLSFLTKKDLYHPSKYEMDIGTVRDIYLNDGYMDIKLGTPIVEVREEKKKEKPLKPEKEEKRTKKITELESKMKAMEEKKETDRRAEKKRKKKIERLRTDLKKKTDKLQRRREEVGEVKKWVYLTIPVTEGSRYTLGDVSITGNTVFTEEHIRKRVPLKKGDILNEGLLKVAVEVITADYGEKGYPYASVNQQKTRREGNIADVLIQIDEDQQYYIEKVEYFGNNVTNDSVLRREMRLNEGDLFNRKKMNLSLVKLNQLGYFALTEEPVIEPIPGENRVRIKIKGEERGRNEIQVGGGYSGLEGAFFAGSYSTKNFLGRGEVFSISLQIGGRSNRYSLSFIEPWLFGKPYTLGFNIYHTQIDFGRNLKRTGQGGGIILGRQFGYFTKIRLDYNFEDVESDDIYGNIQETRISSLTPSVYYDTVNNPFKPSRGFLVGLTGELAGGFLGGDVNFYKPRLESTYYLRFIKKTFFGIHAEGAYIGPFGEMDLAGFVDGVPRFERFFLGGDYLGPRIYETRSISPIRKMTFPYKDPITGEESSYEMEVYVGGNKYLLVQLEYVIPISEPVSLVFFYDAGNSFDNGQRISFSDMRMSAGIELRFYIPMFQVPLRLIYGIPINEQPYDEINRFQFSIGTSF
- a CDS encoding ATP-dependent Clp protease ATP-binding subunit, whose protein sequence is MFEKFTDKAKRVLFIARYEASQSGSRVIGTEHILLGLLKEGEEITREIFERACIDMELLQAEIESRGPTKEKISTSVEIPFSEETKKVLLCAEEEAEKLMHHFVGTEHLILGLLRIEDSIGGKILIERGMKLYTVREDAVTINKKRYGQKKRKETPFLNEFSRDLSEMAARKIFDPLIGRETELDRVLQVLSRRRKNNPVLIGEAGVGKTAIVEGLAQKMLEGDVPPALQHKRILALDISLIVAGTKYRGQFEERLKGILSELQGTDDIIIFVDEIHTLIGAGSAEGSLDAASILKPALSRGEVQCIGATTPRDYHKYIEKDRALVRRFQPIKISPATEEETINILTGVKERYERFHRVRYTDEAIRAAVYQSNRYITDRFLPDKAIDVIDEAGARVKLMGRPSSMELRRIERDMKKAEEGMKGALSEKDFNRAVEFHSDETNLRRTYEELKARYEKESNLVLEVTRAEVEEVVSRWTGIPLSSVMEEEVDKLLKMEDYLHERIIGQSDAISALSRAIRRSRAGLKSPVRPVGSFVFLGPTGVGKTEVARRVAEFLFGNEKALIRFDMSEYMEKHSIAKMIGSPPGYVGYEEGGILTERVKRKPYCVILLDEIEKAHPDILNILLQVFEDGQLTDAYGDVVDFKNSIIIMTSNIGSTRITRGGPMGFKSSDEAMAYKDRKEIVLNEVRKTLSPEFLNRIDEIIVFDSLSEEQLWQVARLMVKDLNRTLSSKNIEVKPVEEVYQWLVKSTCTDRSYGARPLRRAIQKHIEDVISESLIQGKFQEKDIIEVFLEGGKLSFRSVIKTAL
- a CDS encoding ABC transporter ATP-binding protein, with translation MNEVLRCEALVKSYLTGERTIEVLKGVDLQLEEGKMVAVVGESGVGKSTLLHMLGAIDRPDSGKVYLRGIDLFARNGNELAQIRNREVGFVFQFHHLLPEFTALENVMMPFLIGGTPRGKAEEPAAEVLSELGMGDRLDHRPHQLSGGEQQRVAIARAIAMRPSLILADEPTGNLDPRTGQLVFEQIQKVQKSHSFTVVVATHNENLARRCDRIFRIVDGTLKELSDAEIKKYFEI